ATGCTTTAAGCTTCATTACAAAAAATGCTTTATACTTATCTCTATATTTTTTAAACtaatttcaataaatttctcaaattaattttattaatgacGTTTATCAATAGATTAAATAGTTAAGATTCATCCACTGCGTCATTTTCACTTCACTTTTTATTTATCAATCTCTACTCTTTTAATCATATTTTTCATCGCATCTCTAACTTTCTATCTCTTTTCTTTATCAAATTTAACTCAACTCTTTTCTTTATCAAATTTAACTCTAAATTGAGTGtaaaaatttacaaaaaaaatcaatctcaCATCTCCTCTTCCATGAAATTGAGcacttttataaattattttacccTCATAGTGCTACAAATAGTATTTATTCCTTGAAATATTCAAGCTTTAGCCCACACAGATATATACGGATTTGGGAATCGTATTATTGAAATAACCCCTTTTCTTCGTGGATGTCACTATCACCTTGAAAATTATACACCcagatcagaaaaaaaaattaataacaaacgtagattttatcaaattcatGAACAAAGAGAAAATAATCAAAGAAGTTTTTATCTTCCTTCcttcacatatttatatttgGAATTATCACTATCATGATCATGATCATCACATGGCATCATCATCCATCATCACCACAATCTCCACCGTCCATCTTGATTATCATCACCGCTGCAACTCCATCATACGCGAAAAGTCCTCGAAGCACACGAACCCATCCCCGTTCCTATCAACACCTTCTATCATGCGCCGGCACTCGTCTAACGTGCACCGCTCATCGCCGATCGCCGTGAACACCCTCAACAGCTCCTCCGCCGAGATTCTCCCGTCGCGATCCGTGTCGAAAACCTCAAACGCCTCTCTCAGCTCCGTTTCCGGGTCCGACCCGGGTCCAACCCGCTCCATCAGCGCCTCCACGCTGATACTACCCCTCCCGTCGCCGTCAACCTCACGGAGCATAACCTCTACCTCTTCATCGCTAAGCTGCAACGCGCCGAGGCGCGTGAGCACCGCGACGAGATCGGCCCGCGACACGACGCCGTCGTTGTCGCGGTCGATGAGGCGGAAGGCCCAGCGCACGTCGACGGCGGACCAGTCGTCTGGGAGGACGCTGGTGGGGGTCCCTAAGCCGCCGCCGTTGATGGGTTTGTTGTGGGTGGAGGAGGTGGAGAAGTcctcggaggaggaggagaaagagGGTGGGTCGGATCTGGAGAGGTGGTCCTTTTTGGAAGATCGGAAGAGGCGTTTGGGGCTGAGTTTGAGGGTTTTGgggttgatgttgatgaacttCATTggaacaatggtggtggtggttgaagAGAGAGTggggaatgaagaagaagatgaagaagaatgaATGAATGGGTTGTTATGTGATGGGAAAGAGGGAGGAAGGTGGAGGGGTTAAATGGGAGGAGTGGCAAGTCCATTCTTCACTCTGAGGGAGCTTCCACGAAGTTTCCTAGAGGAGAAAAGGAAGGAAAGCATTGAAAACTATGAAGCTGCCTGTTCATCTTATTTAATTCTGTTTTTTGGTTTTGGTAAGGATTTATTATGTTATTATATGAGTCCGTTCAATACTTCATTTCTTAAATAAGTCGTTAACGGTTTGATTTTTGAATTTTATGATTGAAATATGGTCAATTTTTTATCGCTTATTGCATTTCGAGTAAGTTGAGAAATTGCTTCATATATTTGTTGTGATGATACGTTGGTTAACactaaaaaaaacagaaaccaCAAGGGTAGTTTTGTAcgtgaaaataaaatttattacttAACCTACTGTTTAGTGCATTAATCATGAAGGTAAATGATTAATCTCATGCTTGCTGaaagtattttgatgaaaagAAAAACTACCACACATATACCTCATACTTCATTTTTTATCCTTATCTCTTTTTACATGACATCATATAATATATCATattgagtttcaaaaaaaatatatcatattGATGACCTACCAAATATTCTTAAATTCAATTAGTATTCCTATTTGTTACGTTGATTATTTGGGAATACGGAAACTTCTTCCCTAAACTCATTATTAGAGTCTAAGATGGGTGAGATTAGGTCATTAGGATATGGACAAAGTTTACCCACAAGCTACAATTACCAAAAACTCTTTTAGGTCCATTCAGAGTGGATGTGAGTTTTTAGTTTAAAATCGAATTTGATAACAAAATCTGTTTAGCAAAAATGGTGCTAATTTTAATTTCAAGTCAGTTTTAAAATACTTTTTATTCAgttttgtaaataaaaaaagaggTTTAGACCTATACACACATCATGTACGCGCATCAGCTACGCATTCTTAGACAACTTCTGATCCTCCATCATTTCTCTTCTCTCATCTCTCCCCTGTGAGTATTTCcatctctctcaccctctctccCCCACTTTGTTTTTATTCAATTACTTTCCAATTTTTCTAGAATAAGAACAACTTATGCTTAAAACTATTTTAGACGCATGTGACTGTGCAGGAAAAACAAGCAGCttttttttagaagaaaatGAGTACGCACTTGTTGTCATCGACCTAGTGGGAAAACGAAGATATGATTGATTCAAGGCCATGCGAATGTGAAATATTAAGGGCTTTTATTTTCATCAGTTGTTACTTTGGATAATCTAATAACCATCATCAGAACGTGCACGCAATTATATCATCGTGGCATAAAGGATGTGGAACCTGTTATAAAAAAAGATGCATGATGATCTTATTTTTGCAACAAAAAATTGTAAAtatgaaaaactaaaaattaaaactggttttgattttcaaaaatttcaaaagtaaaaacaaaaaacaatacCGAACAGGgccttaatattttattaaggTGATAACTCCAAGGGAGCCAATGAGTTTTCCATATTGGATTTAGACTGTTTCTCGGTTGCATactcgattttttttttttgtgaaacatCAAATTATGTTGCAGTTCGACAGGGTTGTGTAAATGTTTTGTATTATGCAAAATGCAGCAACGAATTTTTCACAGCCTGCTTCGAAGCAGTGGATATATTAGCAACGACGCGACCTCTTGTTGTTTGGTTAGTACTTTACTTCAACGAGAGCTCTCTACAAAACTCATGCCTGGGTTGAATTGGGGACTATTATGTGATGATTGTGTTTGTTGGATTGTTGTTTCTCAACCTTCTTTGGTGTTTTGATGTGTTGCAGGTGGAACTCCTCGCCATTTTTTGTGGTCTTCATGCGTGTTGCTTGTTGGGATAAGGTTGTTGTAGAATCCTACAGTTGATCGACTTTGTCTCTCATTCAACACCCACACGACCTATTTCATGTTTATGCAAGTATTATTATTTAGCATACCTTGCGGGAAGAAAATATAACAACAGACTTCTTAGCCTAACTAGGATCCTCTTCTAAGCTTGGTTTTCAAATCTATCATAAGGCTCATTTGAGCATTTTGTCTGTTTTGCTTGCCGATTATTTGGGTGTCATAAATCTTAGGAGTTTGTTTTTCTTTGTATTCGATCCTTCTTGTAGCAAAAAAGACTTTCACTTTTCAGAGCATATGTCATGTTTGACAATAAAAACCACATAGTATGAAATTGTCTCtatattttctttttaggaTTTCCTATGGATTCCATGCACAAACAAATATAGTAAACTCATAAGAAATTGTATAAACATATGACAATTTATTTTACATAACTGAAAATTATTTAACGAATTTTTTGGAGATTTCAGAAGACATGGGCTACAGTTTCAGAACCATGGCCTTATTGAAACCGGGGGTTTGCCCACATTTTGGTAAACTGTGGCGTTTCCTTAAGGCGAATGGCATGGCACTGCATACGTGGCATTTTCTTCAAAACTACCCAGTTTggtaaataagttttttttttcaccattttttgtattttttttttcacattattcaattttttctctctcgTATATCTAACCTCGATTATAACTCTACATTTTACTCATCTGTTCCACGTACAAAGATTATTGTTTTAGCTTCTcattatatttttcaaaatgaTGAGAGTATTACTTTTAACTATGAACTAACCACGAAAAGTATCATTTTTCATGACATGTTACTGATAAAATTAAATAACGGCATTTTAGTAAGTCTATACTATCAATTATTGTAATATTACTCTTTGTGTCACAACCTTAAACAATAATCTTTATGAAATGgagaaatattatatatatgtattaaaaTATACTCTCCAATTAAATATAGCAGTACTTAAGTCCTTGATGTTATCGTTTAACTCTGATTGGAGACATGCGTGAGTGAAGATGTGTGGTTATTTAATAAGGTGAGTAGGTTCGGTTATTTAGTGAGGTTGGGCCCGAATAATTGTTCCTTCGCACCTCAAAGATGAGGTGGAAGGAGGTAGagaaggagagagatagaaagaaaagaaaaaataagagagagaaaatataaggtgtaatagatgataagaggagggagatagaaataaaaataggtggaaatgaagtgtataagaaatgaggtgtgtatatatcattgttggttaattttttatataggtAAAGTGGTGCTTCTTTTTCCTCCATGACTTTTCACTTACCAATTTTGATTTTACAGTGGTATTCAGAT
This is a stretch of genomic DNA from Lotus japonicus ecotype B-129 chromosome 1, LjGifu_v1.2. It encodes these proteins:
- the LOC130730115 gene encoding probable calcium-binding protein CML36 encodes the protein MKFININPKTLKLSPKRLFRSSKKDHLSRSDPPSFSSSSEDFSTSSTHNKPINGGGLGTPTSVLPDDWSAVDVRWAFRLIDRDNDGVVSRADLVAVLTRLGALQLSDEEVEVMLREVDGDGRGSISVEALMERVGPGSDPETELREAFEVFDTDRDGRISAEELLRVFTAIGDERCTLDECRRMIEGVDRNGDGFVCFEDFSRMMELQR